TATGTCTCGGGCTTCATGGCGGCCGAAATCGATCCCAAGACCGGCCAAGCGCTCCTCCGTGGCATTCATGCCCACGCCTGGTGCCGGGCGTGGGACGCGGAGCTGAATCACTGGTTCGATCTCGATCTCACGCCGCCCGACTGGCTCGGCTTGGAGACCCCGCGCATGGCCCGCTTCCAAGAGCTGACCGACTGGTTCCAGCGGGTGCGGGAGGATCTGCTGGTGTGGCGCGACCAGCCCGGCCACATGATGTGGCTCACGCTTGGCCTGCTCGCCCCGCTGGTGATCGGCATGGCCTACATCGGACGGAACCTGTGGCGGTCACGCAGCCGGCTGGATGCGGAAAAGGCCCGCCGCCGCGGCGCGACCGTGGTGGCCACGGCATTGACCGCGCTCGAAAGGCCCGCCCGCAAGGTGCTGGGCGAGCGCCCGCCCGGGATGCCGCTGGCACCGTGGCTGCGCCGGCTTGCCCCGCTGCTGGCCAGTCCGGACCCGCTGGAAAAAGCGCTGGCTCTCCATCACCGGCTGCGTTTCGACGCGGGAAATACCGATTCCGGATCGGACGCGGAACTGCAGAAGCTGGTCGAGGGCCTGAAGCGGGAGCTGGGCGCCGCCAAAGGGGCGCTCCGGACTACTTCTTGATCTCGGTCTTCTCCCCGGCGCCGGGCACGTCGAGCTTGGCGGCGGTGGTCGGGGGCAGCACGGGGCCCTGTACCGGTTCCTCCGGCTTCTTCGGCTCCTCTTGCTTCGGCGCGAGGTCGCTGGTGCTGCGGATGGCCTGATAGATCAGGTTGTAATTGTGGCGCACCGCCGAGGGGAAATTGACCCGGCCCGGCTCGACGATCTTTTCACGGAGCAGCTTCGAGGAAAGGTCTGCGGTCAGGTCGGCACCGACTTTCACCGCTGCGCCCACGCCGGGGACTCCCAGGCCGACGCTGCCGCCGGTGCGGATCACGTCGCTGGAAATCGTCTTCCCTTGCAGGGCCAGATTCGACTGCGCCGAAACGATCGAGCCGTTCTTGTCGATGGTCACCTCCAGCACCGCGTGGTCGTCACTGGCCAGCCAGCCGCGGCGGTGGTCGATGCGCACCGAGGCGAAGATGCCGCCGTCGGGGGTGGGGGTGATCTCGGGCTTGTAGGTCCGGTACTCGGAGCCGGAGAGATCGTAGTCGCAGACGTTCTTCGACTTGGCATTCCAGCCGCCGAGGCTTTTGCCGAAGGCCTCGATATCGAGCGTCACGCCGGCGTGCAGCGTGGAAACGAGCGAGAGGAGCAGTGCAGTACGAATCATGGTCGGTGGCGTGGCGGAAAATACCACCGTGCAGACGGAATCCTTCAGTGAAAAATTCGAGACCGCTTCCGAAGGCCACGGGAAATGCGCAAGGCTACTACGGAAACGCGCATGCGATCGCCGCGATTCCACGGCTGTCGAAAGATTCCGGGACAGGCTCGCCGTAGCGCGTCACGCCCGACCGCCTCCGTCAAATCATGGAGATTGTTGCCCTTTTCGATCGCATTTGTCACAAGCCGTCATGATCACGAATCCCGCCTTTCTCCGCCTCGGCGTCCCCGCTCTCGTTGTTTCCCTAGGAGGCGCGTCGTTTGCCGCCGAGCCACTGGTTTCCCTGAAAAAGGGCGACCACGTCGCCATCGTCGGCAGCGGCTTGGCCGATCGCCAGCAGCACCACGCCTGGCTGGAGGCGCTGATTCATCGGGCCTATCCGGATCTGGACCTGACCGTGAGGAATCTTGGCTTCGCTTCCGACGAGGTGAACGTCCACGTCCGCTCTGCCGACGTGCCGACGACCGAGTGGTTCCTTTCGATGAAAAAGGGCGACTCGACCAAGCCCGGCAATCCGAAGGTCATTTACAAGGCGGGCACCGACTTCGGCGCGGATGTCATTTTCGCTTATTGGGGGTTCAACGAGTCCTTCCGCGGGCCTCAGGGGCTGGACGGCTTCAAGGCGGAGCTGGGGGGCTATCTCGATGCCCAGCTCGCCGCAAAATACAACGGCGAAGCCGCGCCGCGGCTGGTGCTCTTCTCGCCGATCGCCCATGAGAACCTGAAGAGCCCGGACTTTCCCGATGGTGAGGCGAACAACGCGAACCTCGCGCTTTACACGAAGGCGATGGCCGAAGTCGCGAAGGCCAAGGGCGTCCCTTTCGTGGATCTCTTAACCCCCTCGAAGGATCTCTTCGCGAAGGCGGGCTCGCCGTTGACGATCAATGGCATTCACCTCACCGAGGAGGGCGACCGGCAGCTCGCGCCGGTGCAGTTTGAGGCACTCTTCGGCAAGAAGCCGCCGTCGCCCGATGACGCGAAGGTGGAAAAGATCCGCACCGCGGTGGTCGAGAAGAACCTCGAGTGGCACCACCGCTACCGCACCGTCGATCAGTTCAACATCTTCGGCGACCGCTCGCGGATCGCTTACAAGGGCGTCACGAATGCCACCACGCTCGGCGAGGAGCTGGCGCAGCGCGACGTGAAGACCGCCAACCGCGATCAACGCGTGTGGGCGATCGCCAAGGGCGGTGACCTCAAGGTGAGCGACGACAATCTCCCCAAGGTCAACCTAGTCCCGCCGAACCGCGACGACGAGGTGCCCTACCTCGATCCCGAGGAAGCGATCAAGCACCTGAAGCTCGCGCCCGGCTGCAAGGTGGAACTCGTCGCGAGCGAGCTGTCCTTTCCCGATCTGGTCAACCCGGTGCAGATGTCCTTCGACACGAAAGGCCGGTTGTGGATCGCCGCGTGGCCGACTTATCCGGAGACCTCGCCGACCACCACGAACTTCGACAAGCTGCTGGTCTTCGACCTCGATCCCAAGACCGGCAAGGCGGCCAAGTGCACGACTTTCCTCGACGGGCTGAATTGCCCGACGGGCTTCCAGTTTTACAAGGATGGCGTGCTGCTGATGCAGTCGCCCGACCTGTGGTACGTGCGCGATACCGACGGCGACGGGAAGGCCGATACCAAGGAGCGCGTGCTGCACGGCCTGGATGCGGCGGACTCGCACCACGAGACCAACAGCATGTGCCTGGAGCCTGGCGGTGCGGTTTATCTCAGCGATGGCGTCTTCCACCGCAGCGGTGTCGAAACTTTCAGCGGCCCGGTCCGCAATACGGACGGCGCGATCTATCGCTACGAGCCGAACACCGGGAAGTTCATGCGCCATGCGTCCTACGGCTTCGCGAATCCGCACGGCCGCGTCTTCGACTATTGGGGCAATGACCTGATCACCGACGCGACCGGCAACGCGAACTACTTCGGCCCGGCGATGAGCGGCCACCTCGACGAGGGCAAGCACCCGGGCATGAAGCAATTCTGGAACCGCCCGTCGCGTCCGTGCCCCGGCACCGCCATCCTGACCAGCCGGCATTTCCCGGATGACTGGCAGGGCCTGTTCCTCAACACCAACGTCATCAGCGTGCAGGGCATCTTCCGCGCGAAGATGAGCGAGGAAGGGTCGGGCATCAAAGGTGAGACGATTCCTAATCTGATCGAGACGGACATCGCGAAGAACCCGAACTTCCGTCCCTCCGGCATCACCGTCGCGCCGGATGGCTCGCTGTATTTCATGGACTGGTCGCAGATGCTGATCGGTCACTTGCAGCACCACTTGCGCGACCCGAATCGCGACCACCAGCACGGCCGGCTTTACCGCATCACCTATCAGGGTCGTCCATTGTTAGAGCCGAAGAAGGTCGATGGCGAGCCGGTGGCGAAGCTGTTGGATCTGCTCAAGGAGCCGGAGAACGACGTCCGCATGCGTGCCAAGATCGAGCTCGGCAAACGCGACTCAAAGGAAGTCATCCGCGGCGTGAAGTCGTGGCTGAGCGTGCTGGATGAAAAGGATCCGGCCTTCGAACACCACGTGCTTGAGGCGCTGTGGGTTCACCAGTGGCACAATGTCGTGGACCTCGACCTGCTCAAGCGCGTGCTCAAGTCGCCCGATCCGCGCGCCCGTGCCCAAGCCATCCGCGTGACGGGCTACTGGCGCGACCGGGTGCCGGATGCGCTCTCGATTCTGAAGACCGCGGCAGATGACGAAGCTCCGCGCGTTCGTCTCGAAGCCGTGCGCGTGGCCAGCTACTTCCGCCAGTGGGAGGCGGCCGATGTGGCCCTCACCGCGCTCAAGCACCCGACCGACTACTATCTCGAATACTGCCTGAAGGAGACGATGCGCCAGCTCCAGCCGTGGTGGAAGGCCGCGGTCAGCGAGGGCAAGGCAATCGCCGCCGACAATCCCGCGGGCATCGAGTATGTGCTCGGCTCCGTCAGCACCGGCGATCTGGCGAAACTGCCGAAGTCACCCGTGACGCTCACCGCCCTGCTCACGCGTTCCGGCGTGCCCGCCGCGCAACGCCAGCAGGCGCTGGCGGATCTCGCCCAGCTCCGCGGGGCGAAGCCGCTGGATGT
This window of the Luteolibacter arcticus genome carries:
- a CDS encoding DUF7133 domain-containing protein: MITNPAFLRLGVPALVVSLGGASFAAEPLVSLKKGDHVAIVGSGLADRQQHHAWLEALIHRAYPDLDLTVRNLGFASDEVNVHVRSADVPTTEWFLSMKKGDSTKPGNPKVIYKAGTDFGADVIFAYWGFNESFRGPQGLDGFKAELGGYLDAQLAAKYNGEAAPRLVLFSPIAHENLKSPDFPDGEANNANLALYTKAMAEVAKAKGVPFVDLLTPSKDLFAKAGSPLTINGIHLTEEGDRQLAPVQFEALFGKKPPSPDDAKVEKIRTAVVEKNLEWHHRYRTVDQFNIFGDRSRIAYKGVTNATTLGEELAQRDVKTANRDQRVWAIAKGGDLKVSDDNLPKVNLVPPNRDDEVPYLDPEEAIKHLKLAPGCKVELVASELSFPDLVNPVQMSFDTKGRLWIAAWPTYPETSPTTTNFDKLLVFDLDPKTGKAAKCTTFLDGLNCPTGFQFYKDGVLLMQSPDLWYVRDTDGDGKADTKERVLHGLDAADSHHETNSMCLEPGGAVYLSDGVFHRSGVETFSGPVRNTDGAIYRYEPNTGKFMRHASYGFANPHGRVFDYWGNDLITDATGNANYFGPAMSGHLDEGKHPGMKQFWNRPSRPCPGTAILTSRHFPDDWQGLFLNTNVISVQGIFRAKMSEEGSGIKGETIPNLIETDIAKNPNFRPSGITVAPDGSLYFMDWSQMLIGHLQHHLRDPNRDHQHGRLYRITYQGRPLLEPKKVDGEPVAKLLDLLKEPENDVRMRAKIELGKRDSKEVIRGVKSWLSVLDEKDPAFEHHVLEALWVHQWHNVVDLDLLKRVLKSPDPRARAQAIRVTGYWRDRVPDALSILKTAADDEAPRVRLEAVRVASYFRQWEAADVALTALKHPTDYYLEYCLKETMRQLQPWWKAAVSEGKAIAADNPAGIEYVLGSVSTGDLAKLPKSPVTLTALLTRSGVPAAQRQQALADLAQLRGAKPLDVLLGALAGGGAGVEDLSRLLLQQPAADLKASRSPVEKLAASKVAAVVRQSAIAAMIIADGNTDATWTAAMKSPGALVDFLEALPKVTDAGLRASAFDKVLPLLSSLPPEMSAALANKNGEARYVRIELPREGTLTLAEVQVFAGGQNVALNGSAKQSSTSNDGEAKRAIDGRTDAGYESGTQTHTEEGEDRPWWEVDLKSGQPVSEIAVWNRQGFEDRLNGFTLTVLDGNRQELFKKTGIPAPRLSSKIEVPHDPAAGVRGAAIRSLVTMKKDPAKVFSELAKLIQADEQVPAAAKAISQLPRDSWSKDLADPLAAALVTWAKKVPADSRTTQDYSEVVQMANELASLLAPDRAAAARKVLADLKVNVFVIKAVTEQLRFDTTEITVEPGKPFEVIFENPDLMPHNLVFVQPGTVQAVATAVQAQAPDKLDKQGRAYVPDNDSRVLGATKLLEAGQKETLRLTAPAKEGIYEFVCTFPGHWSVMQGKLVVKRP